A window of the Hordeum vulgare subsp. vulgare chromosome 5H, MorexV3_pseudomolecules_assembly, whole genome shotgun sequence genome harbors these coding sequences:
- the LOC123399602 gene encoding cyclin-dependent kinase inhibitor 1C-like, with translation MMALPLPSLICLLLLVAAAAAQSPISQPPSSGAPAASPLLRPEADSDDDDSNGSAASPSLAPAPALSSGEDKKKATAASPPAPTETSPAEAPTSAHSPAPSSPLRSAAAPAPAPGAADKEGDDDDEEDYDKKKVKSPAPAPAAMEVKAGTGGAEEQRAVDEERRHGEGEMNGGKKAGVVVGVFSATAVLCLAAVVYRKRQANIRRSRYADYSARLELV, from the coding sequence ATGATGGCATTGCCGCTGCCCTCCTTGATCTGCCTCCtgctcctcgtggcggcggcggccgcgCAGAGCCCCATCTCGCAGCCGCCGTCGTCCGGCGCGCCCGCCGCGTCCCCGCTCCTCCGCCCCGAGGCCGactccgacgacgacgacagcaacggaTCCGCTGCGTCCCCCTCCCTGGCCCCCGCCCCCGCGCTCTCCTCCggcgaggataagaagaaggcgaCGGCGGCGTCCCCTCCGGCGCCCACCGAGACGTCCCCCGCCGAGGCCCCCACCTCGGCGCACTCCCcggcgccgtcgtcgcccctgcgctccgccgccgcgcccgccccCGCCCCAGGCGCCGCCGACAaggaaggcgacgacgacgacgaggaggattaCGACAAGAAGAAGGTGAAGTCCCCTGCGCCCGCCCCGGCGGCGATGGAGGTGAAGGCCGGCACGGGCGGCGCGGAGGAGCAGCGGGCGGTGGACGAGGAGAGGCGGCACGGGGAGGGCGAGATGAACGGCGGGAAGAAGGCTGGCGTGGTGGTGGGCGTCTTCTCCGCCACCGCCGTGCTTTGCCTGGCCGCCGTGGTGTACCGGAAGCGGCAGGCCAACATCCGGCGGTCCAGGTACGCCGACTACTCGGCGCGCCTCGAGCTCGTCTGA